The following proteins are co-located in the Micromonospora coriariae genome:
- a CDS encoding ABC transporter permease: protein MRLSRWLADRWVMIVALLVLGYLALPILVVAGLSFNRPSSRLSYDFNEFTVDNWRQPCATSDMCDAVVRSVQIGFIATVVATVLGTLMAFALVRHRFRGRSGINVLIFLPMATPELVMGTSLLALFVSAGVPQGFWTIVIAHVMFCVSFVVVTVKARLAGMDRRLEEAAMDLYASEWQTFRRITLPLVLPGIVAAALLAFSLSFDDFIITNFNAGTTVTFPMYVWGAAQRGIPPQVNVIGTAMFAIALLLVGLSSLRGRRSRRANLLASAAPVAQARRQS, encoded by the coding sequence GTGAGGCTTTCCCGTTGGCTGGCCGACCGCTGGGTGATGATCGTGGCGCTGCTGGTGCTCGGCTACCTGGCGCTGCCGATCCTGGTGGTGGCCGGGTTGTCGTTCAACCGCCCGTCCAGCCGGCTGTCGTACGACTTCAACGAGTTCACAGTCGACAACTGGCGTCAGCCGTGCGCCACGTCGGACATGTGCGACGCGGTGGTCCGCAGCGTGCAGATCGGCTTCATCGCCACGGTGGTCGCCACAGTGCTCGGCACCCTGATGGCGTTCGCGCTGGTCCGGCACCGCTTCCGGGGTCGGTCCGGGATCAACGTGCTGATCTTTCTGCCGATGGCCACCCCGGAGCTGGTGATGGGCACCTCGCTGCTGGCCCTCTTCGTCTCCGCCGGGGTGCCGCAGGGCTTCTGGACGATCGTCATCGCGCACGTGATGTTCTGCGTCTCGTTCGTGGTGGTCACCGTCAAGGCGCGGCTGGCCGGGATGGACCGGCGGCTGGAGGAGGCCGCCATGGACCTGTACGCCAGCGAGTGGCAGACCTTCCGGCGGATCACCCTGCCGCTGGTGCTGCCCGGCATCGTGGCCGCCGCGCTGCTGGCCTTCTCGCTCAGCTTCGACGACTTCATCATCACGAACTTCAACGCGGGCACCACAGTCACGTTCCCGATGTACGTCTGGGGCGCCGCCCAGCGGGGCATCCCGCCGCAGGTCAACGTCATCGGCACCGCGATGTTCGCGATCGCGTTGCTGCTGGTCGGGCTCAGCTCGCTGCGCGGCCGGCGCTCCCGCCGCGCCAACCTGCTGGCCAGCGCGGCACCGGTCGCCCAGGCGCGCCGGCAGTCATGA
- a CDS encoding ABC transporter permease has translation MTVLAQVPTGSGQPPPTPPAARSGRHRLLPYLLLLPGAAWLLVFFGVPLVQLAAASLYDPSGSLSTGYAFTWAFGNYPDVLQAYWPQFLRSFGYAGVALVLALLLGYPLAYAIAQKAGRWKNLLLVCVVAPMFTSFLVRTLAWKTILSDNGALVGLLRDVHLLAPDGRLLATPFAVVLGLTYNFLPFLVLPLYASLERLDHRLLEAASDLYASPLHAFRRVTLPLSMPGLVAGTLLFFIPASGDYINAELLGTPNEYMIGNVIDSAFLVRLDYPQGAALSFLLMAAILAVVFGYLRRAGTEEVL, from the coding sequence GTGACCGTCCTGGCCCAGGTGCCCACGGGATCGGGGCAGCCGCCGCCCACGCCGCCGGCCGCCCGGTCCGGGCGGCACCGCCTGCTGCCGTACCTGTTGCTGCTGCCCGGCGCTGCCTGGCTGCTGGTGTTCTTCGGCGTGCCGCTGGTGCAGCTCGCCGCGGCCAGCCTCTACGACCCCAGCGGCTCGCTCTCCACCGGGTACGCGTTCACCTGGGCGTTCGGCAACTACCCGGACGTGTTGCAGGCGTACTGGCCGCAGTTCCTGCGCTCGTTCGGCTACGCGGGCGTGGCCCTGGTGCTGGCGCTGCTGCTGGGTTACCCGCTCGCGTACGCCATCGCGCAGAAGGCCGGCCGGTGGAAGAACCTGCTGCTGGTCTGCGTGGTCGCGCCGATGTTCACCAGCTTCCTGGTCCGTACGCTGGCCTGGAAGACCATCCTGTCGGACAACGGCGCGCTGGTCGGCCTGCTGCGCGACGTGCACCTGCTCGCCCCGGACGGCCGGTTGCTGGCCACCCCGTTCGCGGTGGTGCTCGGCCTGACGTACAACTTCCTGCCGTTCCTGGTGCTGCCGCTGTACGCGAGCCTGGAGCGGCTCGACCACCGGCTGCTGGAGGCGGCCAGCGACCTGTACGCCAGCCCGTTGCACGCGTTCCGCCGGGTGACCCTGCCGCTGTCCATGCCGGGCCTGGTCGCCGGCACGCTGCTGTTCTTCATCCCGGCCAGCGGCGACTACATCAACGCCGAGCTGCTCGGCACCCCGAACGAGTACATGATCGGCAACGTCATCGACTCGGCGTTCCTGGTCCGGCTGGACTACCCGCAGGGCGCCGCGCTGTCGTTCCTGCTGATGGCGGCGATCCTCGCGGTGGTCTTCGGCTACCTGCGCAGGGCCGGCACGGAGGAGGTGCTGTGA
- a CDS encoding polyamine ABC transporter substrate-binding protein, with protein MRTPLRPLTRRGLLTGTLGSAALLATGGSLAGCGTKGAQQTEAGCVSEDLSGTEKKLAFSNWPQYMDVDEKDESKRPSLDGFITKTGIQVTYTEDINDNNEFFGKVQNQLAACQSTDRDLIVLTDWMAARMIRLGWIQKLDPAKIPNVQANLLPSLLKRSFDPENRISIPWQSGLAGLAYNGSVTKELRTVDELLTRPDLKGKVTALSEMRDTMGLLLGSNGHDPANFTTAQFDDALNKLKKAVDSGQIRKFTGNDYAPDLAKGDIAACIGWSGDVIQLSSENAKVQFVAPDSGVMLFSDNMMVPNKATHKGNAEALINYYYEPAVAATLAAYVNYICPVKGAQAEMEKIDPELAANPLIFPDDALLSKSKVFMALDEKQEKEYEGKFQQVIGA; from the coding sequence ATGCGTACTCCCCTCCGGCCCCTCACCCGGCGTGGACTGCTCACCGGCACTCTCGGTTCGGCCGCGCTCCTCGCCACGGGCGGCAGCCTCGCCGGCTGCGGCACCAAGGGCGCGCAGCAGACCGAGGCCGGCTGCGTCAGCGAAGACCTTTCCGGCACCGAGAAGAAGCTTGCCTTCTCCAACTGGCCGCAGTACATGGACGTGGACGAGAAGGACGAGTCCAAGCGGCCCAGCCTGGACGGATTCATCACCAAGACCGGCATTCAGGTCACGTACACCGAGGACATCAACGACAACAACGAGTTCTTCGGCAAGGTGCAGAACCAGCTCGCGGCCTGCCAGAGCACGGACCGGGACCTCATCGTGCTGACCGACTGGATGGCGGCCCGGATGATCCGGCTCGGCTGGATCCAGAAGCTCGATCCGGCGAAGATCCCGAACGTCCAGGCCAACCTGCTCCCGTCGCTGCTCAAGCGCTCCTTCGACCCCGAGAACCGGATCTCCATCCCGTGGCAGTCCGGCCTTGCCGGCCTGGCGTACAACGGCAGCGTCACCAAGGAGCTGCGCACCGTCGACGAGCTGCTCACCCGTCCCGATCTCAAGGGCAAGGTGACCGCGCTCAGCGAGATGCGCGACACCATGGGCCTGCTGCTCGGGTCCAACGGGCACGACCCGGCCAACTTCACCACCGCCCAGTTCGACGACGCGCTCAACAAGCTCAAGAAGGCCGTCGACTCCGGGCAGATCCGCAAGTTCACCGGCAACGACTACGCACCCGACCTGGCCAAGGGTGACATCGCCGCGTGCATCGGCTGGTCCGGGGACGTCATCCAGCTCTCCAGCGAGAACGCGAAGGTGCAGTTCGTCGCGCCCGACTCCGGCGTGATGCTGTTCAGCGACAACATGATGGTCCCCAACAAGGCCACCCACAAGGGCAACGCCGAGGCGCTGATCAACTACTACTACGAGCCGGCCGTCGCCGCGACGCTCGCCGCGTACGTCAACTACATCTGCCCGGTCAAGGGTGCGCAGGCCGAGATGGAGAAGATCGACCCCGAGCTGGCCGCCAACCCGCTGATCTTCCCGGACGATGCGCTGCTGTCGAAGTCCAAGGTGTTCATGGCCCTGGACGAGAAGCAGGAGAAGGAGTACGAGGGCAAGTTCCAGCAGGTCATCGGGGCGTGA
- a CDS encoding NAD(P)/FAD-dependent oxidoreductase: MTVPHTGRALADAAPLPYWLDRPDRPDPLPPLAGPQHADLLVIGGGYSGLWAALLAKQAEPDRDVLLVDAGTCGWAASGRNGGFCASSLTHGLANGVDRFPDEVGELERLGRENLDAIAATVAEFGIDCDFERTGELAVAVEPYQLAGLAADAELARRYGHQVRLLDRDEVRAEVNSPTYLGGMFDAGRVAMLDPARLAWGLRRACLDLGVRVHEHTRVTGLRADGGALRARTAGGPDAAPGSVRARRVVLATNAFPPLLRRLRAYLVPVYDHVLMTEPLTPAQRDAVGWRNRQGLADTGNQFHYYRITSDGRILFGGYDAVYHYGNRVAPELEQRPATFATLATHFFTTFPQLADVRFSHRWGGVIDTCTRFCPFFGTAYGGRLAYAAGYTGLGVGATRFGARVLLDLLAGGDTPLTGLDLVRRKPLPFPPEPVRSVGINLTRWSLARADAREGRRDLWLRTLDRLGLGFDS; this comes from the coding sequence ATGACCGTCCCGCATACCGGCCGGGCGCTCGCCGACGCGGCCCCGCTGCCGTACTGGCTCGACCGCCCGGACCGCCCCGACCCGCTGCCACCGCTCGCCGGCCCGCAGCACGCCGACCTGCTGGTGATCGGCGGCGGGTACAGCGGGCTCTGGGCCGCCCTGCTGGCCAAGCAGGCCGAGCCCGACCGCGACGTGCTGCTGGTCGACGCGGGCACCTGCGGCTGGGCCGCGTCCGGGCGCAACGGCGGGTTCTGCGCCTCCTCGCTCACCCACGGCCTGGCGAACGGCGTCGACCGGTTCCCCGACGAGGTAGGCGAGCTGGAGCGTCTCGGCCGGGAGAACCTGGACGCCATCGCCGCCACCGTCGCCGAATTCGGCATTGACTGCGACTTCGAGCGCACCGGCGAGCTGGCCGTGGCCGTCGAGCCGTACCAGTTGGCCGGGCTCGCCGCCGACGCGGAGCTGGCCCGCCGGTACGGCCACCAGGTGCGGCTGCTGGACCGCGACGAGGTGCGCGCCGAGGTGAACTCGCCGACGTACCTGGGCGGGATGTTCGACGCCGGCCGGGTGGCCATGCTGGATCCGGCGAGGCTGGCGTGGGGGCTGCGCCGTGCCTGCCTCGACCTCGGCGTCCGGGTGCACGAGCACACGCGGGTGACCGGGCTGCGCGCCGACGGCGGCGCGCTGCGGGCGCGGACGGCAGGCGGGCCGGACGCCGCGCCCGGGTCGGTACGGGCCCGGCGGGTGGTGCTGGCCACCAACGCCTTCCCGCCGCTGCTGCGCAGGCTGCGGGCGTACCTGGTGCCGGTCTACGACCACGTGCTGATGACCGAGCCGCTCACCCCGGCGCAGCGGGACGCGGTCGGCTGGCGCAACCGGCAGGGACTGGCCGACACCGGCAACCAGTTCCACTACTACCGGATCACCTCCGACGGGCGGATCCTCTTCGGCGGGTACGACGCGGTCTACCACTACGGCAACCGGGTCGCGCCGGAGCTGGAGCAGCGTCCGGCCACCTTCGCCACCCTCGCGACGCACTTCTTCACCACGTTCCCGCAGCTCGCCGACGTGCGCTTCAGCCACCGCTGGGGTGGCGTCATCGACACCTGCACCCGGTTCTGCCCGTTCTTCGGCACCGCGTACGGCGGTCGGCTGGCGTACGCGGCCGGCTACACCGGTCTCGGCGTGGGCGCCACCCGCTTCGGCGCCCGGGTGCTGCTCGACCTGCTGGCCGGCGGGGACACCCCGTTGACCGGGCTCGATCTGGTCCGCCGTAAGCCACTGCCGTTCCCACCGGAACCCGTCCGCTCGGTCGGCATCAATCTCACCCGCTGGTCACTGGCCCGCGCCGACGCGCGCGAGGGCCGGCGCGACCTCTGGCTCCGTACTCTCGATCGTCTCGGTTTGGGGTTTGATTCCTGA
- a CDS encoding ABC transporter ATP-binding protein, whose protein sequence is MTRETPAGDLRLANLTKRFGIFTAVDDLSLTVPQGSFFALLGASGCGKTTTLRMIAGLEEPTSGQVLLGDRDIARLRPYKRPVNTVFQSYALFPHLNIFENVAFGLRRRGIRSVDDEVMRMLSLVQLDDYGNRRPAQLSGGQQQRVALARALINQPQVLLLDEPLGALDLKLRRQMQIELKRIQTEVGITFVHVTHDQEEAMTMADTVAVMNAGRIEQLGAPADIYEFPATAFVANFLGQSNLLAGEAAGTAAGEVAVTAHGARFSVPAGRSRAERGPVHLGVRPEKLNLVGSADQVPAGHQHVTGVVTDASYVGVSTQYLLRTGWGTELSVFTANSGAAAQVPVGSEAVAYWDPRHAFLLPRDAADSDRTSPVVDEPVGASS, encoded by the coding sequence ATGACGCGCGAGACACCGGCCGGCGACCTGCGCCTGGCCAACCTCACCAAGCGGTTCGGCATCTTCACCGCGGTCGACGACCTCAGCCTGACCGTCCCGCAGGGCTCGTTCTTCGCCCTGCTCGGCGCGTCCGGCTGCGGCAAGACCACCACGCTGCGGATGATCGCCGGCCTGGAGGAGCCGACCAGCGGTCAGGTGCTGCTCGGCGACCGCGACATCGCGCGGCTGCGGCCGTACAAGCGGCCGGTCAACACCGTGTTCCAGAGCTACGCGCTCTTTCCGCACCTGAACATCTTCGAGAACGTGGCGTTCGGGCTGCGTCGTCGCGGCATCCGCTCGGTCGACGACGAGGTCATGCGGATGCTGTCGCTGGTGCAGCTCGACGACTACGGCAACCGCCGCCCGGCCCAGCTCTCCGGCGGTCAGCAGCAGCGGGTCGCGCTGGCCCGTGCGCTCATCAACCAGCCGCAGGTGCTGCTGCTCGACGAGCCGCTGGGGGCTCTCGACCTCAAGTTGCGTCGGCAGATGCAGATCGAGCTGAAGCGGATCCAGACCGAGGTGGGCATCACGTTCGTGCACGTCACGCACGACCAGGAGGAGGCCATGACGATGGCCGACACCGTCGCGGTGATGAACGCCGGCCGGATCGAGCAGCTCGGCGCCCCGGCCGACATCTACGAGTTCCCGGCCACCGCTTTCGTGGCGAACTTCCTCGGCCAGTCCAACCTGCTCGCCGGCGAGGCCGCCGGCACCGCTGCCGGCGAGGTGGCGGTGACGGCGCACGGCGCGCGCTTCTCGGTGCCCGCCGGCCGGTCCCGGGCCGAACGTGGCCCGGTCCACCTGGGGGTACGCCCGGAGAAGCTGAATCTGGTCGGCTCCGCCGACCAGGTGCCTGCGGGTCACCAGCACGTCACCGGAGTCGTCACCGATGCCTCCTACGTCGGGGTCAGCACCCAGTACCTGCTGCGCACCGGCTGGGGCACCGAGCTGTCGGTGTTCACGGCCAACAGCGGGGCGGCGGCTCAGGTGCCGGTCGGCAGCGAAGCCGTGGCGTACTGGGATCCACGGCACGCGTTCCTGCTGCCCCGGGACGCCGCCGACAGCGACCGGACCTCGCCGGTGGTCGACGAGCCGGTGGGTGCGTCGTCGTGA